The Amblyomma americanum isolate KBUSLIRL-KWMA chromosome 11, ASM5285725v1, whole genome shotgun sequence genome includes the window TGCTATGAAACTTCATTTGATGCACAACGGTTCACAATTAGCTCTGTTGTCACCTTATGCTTCGCAGTCCCTGAAATATCTGCCTACGTGGGCTGCAGTAGCTGCACGTTAGATATTCTCGCTGTGCTCTTTTAACCTTCTattgagacagcggccagtccGTCCAATGTACTTTTCCCGTAACACTTGGGCAGAGAATAAATTACACCTTCTTGGTACAACCTTCAGCAGGCCATGGAAAAAGACTCTGCAAGATTCTCCGGTCTGAATGGCTACAGCAGGCACGAGCTCGCAAAAGGCACTCCAGGGTTTTGGTACAGTTCCATGCTGGACCAAAACATTCAAAGGCACAGTGGCACCAGCGATCACGGTGCATTGACCGTGTCATCGAATTCCTTTGGAAACAGACGCTCCCAGCACTTCGTGCACTCCTCTCTAAGAGGACTCTAGTGAGCGGACAACAGATCCACGTCACGGAGGGCGTCTCCCTGCTCCACAACATCAGGCAAGTCCTTGTCCTGGGGCCCAAGTTGGCGGTCAAGCCAAAGACATCTAGACCGGAACTATTGGCGATGGTAAAACAAGCTTCCCGACGCGCGGAGAAGACCGAAGCAGACCATTTCCTCTCTGAATGAGTGGACGGTTTAACAAAGTACAGAAAGGCAGAGAGGAAGCTCCCTTTGTTCAAGACAGGAAATTGGCTGAGAGAAAACTggctcttttttaaaaacaaagcgaaaaaaagACATACGACACAGTTGTAGATGGGACAGGCTCTAAGTTgcaactttattaaagaaaagcCACCGCGTTGAATATATTGGAGCGGAACACCACTATTAGCTGATGAGCATGCGCAAAAAGGAGCAAAAGCAAAAGAACAGCGTGTGGCAAACATGAAAAGCATATTGCCGGAGGGAGATGAACAAAAAAAGACACCCCTTAAAAGTTAAAAGCCCAACAGAAAACGCGGctaaaaatgaagaaataaaagatAGACCGAGTATAAGGAGAAAGATGAAGGGAGTGTAAAAGGCTCCTACTCAAAACAAaggtaaaggaaagaaaaattaaaacgAGTGCACAATGCTCCCGCTAAGACGAAAATGTGGTGAAAAGAGGGCGAATGAGAAAGAGCGATTAGAGTTTTATATATGAAAAAAGAGCAAGGCGAGGAAAGTAAAAGCTAACCGAAATTAGGCCGAAACCAAACAAAAGGTACTAAACTATGTCTAGCAACATTCaaaagaagagaaagacaaggaaCTTAAAAACAGGAGTGTACAGGGTTCCACACAAAAACAGCGATGTGGGGTGGAAGAAACGAAATGACCAATGGTGTCTCCTCTTCCAGCCGACAAAGATGGAggctttgttgttttaagcacagaCGTATACAGCGTCCTTGCAGTCTTTGACAAGTGCGGCGATGTTAAATTCTCGAAAATTAAGAATCAGGCGAAAAAGCTAACAAGCAATTTTAATTTCAACAACTTGTGAAGTATGACTGTGAACAATAACAAGAGCAGCCTTGATTTTTGAAACACTGCTAACGGAATCAGTGCACGTCAGAGTTTTCTGTTTAGAAAAAACTATTAACAAAAACAGAAAACTCTGACCTGCACTGAGTCAGCTAGCAGTGTTTTAACTCTTTTTAGACAATATGGCCAAGGTTTGGGTTTCACGCACGAACTCCCAACTAACGGTTCATTGCAGTTATTAGACATTAACTTCACTTTCGCTTGTATCATGTCTGTTGGAAATATGCTCCTCGAGCACAAAAAGCACTACTTCCATTTGATTTTGCACATTCAAAGACTGTGAAAACAGCAATTGCAAACTCGTGCCTAGAATCAGCTTTAACTAAATCATGCCAGCATGAAATACGTTCCAGCTTTCATAATCAGATCACCAGGCTGCTTTACGGCCGGATTCCTCTGCTCGCTCATCACAGCGGTAGCCGAGAACCTTCTCCACAAgataaagaaaggcaagcgcagctgTGAACTTCAGCGCTTGCAGAGTACAAAACCGACGGTGGTTCCATACATGCACAAAGTcacccacaatttaaaaaaaagtcgAAAACAGGCATGGCGTTCGGGTGGTTTTATCGGAACCAAAAAAGCTCGCCGGGTTATGCCCAAggatttgcgcaaaagaacatttctagatcaagatgaacaaccaactcacccaacaggaagttttaatgaagttcattgatcatgatttgcagttcatctcctgggtgactcagcaaaacaatgtcatcagcgaatcgcagattatttaggtattctccaataACTCTTATTCTGTGCTGTAACCAATTCAGTCCTCGGAATACcaactgtaaacaggcggtgaatagcattagcgTGATCGTGTCCCCTTGTCTGACGCCTATCAtgattggaattttattcctgacGTTATGTAGGGCTATgatagctgtacagttcctatgtCCTTTAGTATTTGGACATAAGTAttatctacaccctgattccgcaatgcctgtatgactgcctgTATGAAAACACCGAGACGCAACAACAAGAAGGGTACTGGAGGCTTTTGTGATTGCAAGATTCTACGACGAGTGTATATAAGGTCACCACCAGTGGCATTGTCACAAAAATAAATCATATACCTAGAGTGTGAAATCTGACACGTGCCAGCTAACCTCCGGCGCTTGTACCTGTTACGCATGTGTGTGGTTTTGTTCTTgggtgttttttttcctttctggtcACCAGATTGTATAAAATCCTGCTGGCCCTCTAATAAAATTTAGTTGACATCGAGCGCTGTTGTGTCCTTCTCTTCTTTTGTGCCGTCTTTGAGCTCTTAATATGGAAGCGGTAGGTTTCCTTTTGTAGCATTCTGCGAAtacagatttgaagaatgaaaaaagcATCCTCTTGCCAGGCTCAGGATAGATTGTAGTTTGACTATTAGAAATGGCAGGAATACCAAACGAATCTTGCTTATTAGACTTCCTAAAATAGGTATTGAAGCTTAAGCTTCCTTCAGTACCTATTTTGTATTCCTACGCAATTTTGTATTCACCGAAACTAAGAAATGTGCCTTAGCTTCTTGCAGGAGAATTTTCAGAGTGGACCAAGTTACTTGATCTTGTCACGAAAACTATCGGGCCTCCGCGCTGATAAAGTCGTTGCTTTGTATTGACAAGAGCCTGTAATTGCATACAAAAACACGGCTTTCGGTCCCTGTATTTTCCAGATATGGTTTCTATCAAGAAAAATGGATGAACTAAATAACCGAGTTCGATCAGGCTTGGTAAGGCTTCAGAAAGTGTTAATTGCCTTAATAGGCAGTATCTTCAAACTCAGGTGGGAACGCGAATAGAACCTTTATTATTACGCCATAGCTGGCTCATAATAAAAAAAGGCACGTGGAAGCGGGTTTCGAATTTAAATTGTTGACAGAGAATAGTACCGATAGCAAACTAATATGAAAGCTAATACCAGGAATTGTTGTGTCTGACCTAATAATCTCCGGGATGTTGCAGGGCAAAAATCAATAATTGCCTTGAAAGGGTCATTGTATCACGTAGGTGAAGCCACAAAGTCATAGTAAAAATGTAGCTCATTTGTGCTTTGTAAGCTGAGTGCACCCTTGGGTCAAGGTAGGGACTTTGACTCTTGAGGACTTTGACCCTTAAGTGGTCACAAGACTCACGTAGAAACTTGTATTATAGGCCTGTCACAAAAGCACTTTCGACCCTAACtgaactcgatctgcatcgaggtTTCCCAGCAGGCTCGAAGTATCCAGAGTTACACGGCCGTTTTTAATGCCCATACAGAAGTTGTCCACATGCGAATAGGGTAGCGCCAAATTTAGCATGCTaatgtccgccaacactgctcAGGCAAGGCCAGCAGTGTCGGTGCGAACATTGTTTCTTACTTTTAAATTTATTGGTGAGGAGGTGCGCGATTAAGGCTGCTATTTATCAAACTCCTTTTCTATGTGAACATACCTTTGTCAAATGTGCGAGGAGACGCAGCGTCAACCTGGCAGCATGGGGACGCTATCATTCTTTGCACCAAccatatgataataataataataatgcttggtttttgaggaaaggaaatggcatagtatctgtctcatatattgttggacacctgacccgttgccgtaaggaaagagataaggagggagtgaaagaagaaatgaagaaagatgtgccgtagtggagtgctccgtaacaatttcgaccacctggggatctttaacgtgcactgacatcgcacagcacacaagggcctttacattttttttaacaaaaccaTATGGCATGGTGTTGAGATTAGTTAGAGGTGTGCCTTTGTATAGCACGCATGGTGCACTAAAAATGGTATGCACGCGTTTTAATCAATTTATGCGTTAACATTCGAGCCCTTACTTTATCaacttgcttttatttttagAGACCAGTAAGTGCGAGAGTGTCAACGACCGCTTTTGATTCTGCTTGGAATTCCGAGAGCGCTTGGTGAAACATGACCGAGCCAATTACGATGGGACACGACTGAACTTGAAAATCGTCGTGTGACAAGCTCCAATCTGCATTGAATGCAGTGAAAAAAGACTATGAATATCATTGGTGCCCGTGTGAGAGGGGTATTATTGGCTTTCGTGAACGGGAGCAGCTTACTCACGTAGCAATTGAAAAGTTCCAGTACAATTCCTCTTATTCCATAGCCACCTAATTTACAGAGTGAAATATCCTTTACAATGTGAAGTGCTTTATGCAAATCAAAAAATATTCTTCGAGTTGCGAGAGGGCAGCAGTGGCGTAGAGACAAAGAATCCACCTCGCATGCATTAGGAGCGGGGTTAGAATCCAGGTGTCACGCAATTTCGCagcgggtttaaaaaaaaaaactccgtgtcgctgGAATTCCATAACCAGACCTGGGGCACCGCCTGATCTCGGTGAGCAGAACGAACAACACCCataacaggatttggccaccatTGGTCTAGTACTTAGCCACAACCTTCtataaaaaaaaggccgccaccgcctggaagactttgaagtaacgagcgttagcttgaTTGGCCGGGCGTAAAAAAAACGAAAGtgtttccgcatccagcggggacAGTGAAGAAAACCGTGAGCGCTTCGGAAAAGTAAAaaaacttttccacctagcggagcgatcgacgcctagcgccatctatcaaatAAATTACGgtgcacgtctatctgttttcgAGTTTCCTTCTTCAGGATAGGTGCCAAACGGAATTTGTTTGGGGCGGGGGGTCGATGAGGGCATAGAATTCGCCTTGCGGTGCGGTATGCCAGCGCTTCAAATAGTAATTACATGTATAGAATGTTTACCTACTATTTCATTGAGGTTTTATATCtagtgggctaggagacagcgaaagcggcagcatgctgatccgcttcttattcttcacgcagttctgcgcctgcctcgctggtgccttcgtcgggactacagcggcgccttgtttccttgcgctacggacttcagttccatcgccatcaccaatcctacacgtggatgacctctgtgcgagcgtggactgccctacctttcctgtaaaagacagcacgggtgttccctccactgcgcaacctggccgagcatctcccttcgacgatgtcatcgtcgatctaccggtcatcttaaagccaagtcctgtgacgtcacccacggatcgtataaaagcaatgcctacacagcggtctgccagtgggctaggagacagcgaaagcggcagcatgctgatccgcttcttattcttcacgcagttctgcgcctgcctcgctggtgccttcgtcgggactacagcggcgccttgtttccttgcgctacggacttcagttccatcgccatcaccaatcctacacgtggatgacctctgtgcgagcgtggactgccctacctttcctgtaaaagacagcacgggtgttccctccactgcgcaacctggccgagcatctcccttcgacgatgtcatcttcgatctaccggtcatcttaaagccaagttctgtgacgtcacccacggatcgtataaaagcaatgcctacacagcggtctgccagtgggctaggagacagcgaaagcggcagcatgctgatccgcttcttattcttcacgcagttctgcgccggcctcgctggtgccttcgtcgggactacagcggcgccttgtttccttgcgctacggacttcagttccatcgccatcaccaatcctacacgtggatgacctctgtgcgagcgtggactgccctacctttcctgtaaaagacagcacgggtgttccctccactgcgcaacctggccgagcatctcccttcgacgatgtcatcttcgatctaccggtcatcttaaagccaagtcctgtgacgtcacccacggatcgtataaaagcaatgcctacacagcggtctgccagtgggctaggagacagcgaaagcggcagcatgctgatccgcttcttattcttcacgcagttctgcgcctgcctcgctggtgccttcgtcgggactacagcggcgccttgtttccttgcgctacggacttcagttccatcgccatcaccaatcctacacgtggataacctctgtgcgagcgtggactgccctacctttcctgtaaaagacagcacgggtgttccctccactgcgcaacctggccgagcatctcccttcgacgatgtcatcttcgatctaccggtcatcttaaagccaagttctgtgacgtcacccacggatcgtataaaagcaatgcctacacagcggtctgccagtgggctaggagacagcgaaagcggcagcatgctgatccgcttcttattcttcacgcaggtACGTTTTCTTGAAAACGCACGTTGCGTCCGCTCTGATGACAGATTTTTGATGCTGTTTCCTCGCCCACACAATCGCGGTTTTCGTTATGTGTCTGTATCGTTGTATTCACAGCTTGTTTACTGCATTGCTAGTGTTCTCTTAAGCGGAGATGTGGAAACTAATCCTGGACCCTCTCACAGCAATCCCGGTTCAAAACCAGGCACACGTTCTACATCTTCTTCCGTTAATGTTCAAGTAGCAAGCACTGATGACGCTTGCTCCACTTCCAATCAGCCAGCTATTAATGAAATGCTTGCCGAATTGCTTGCGGGCCAGAGAAAAATGGCCGAAGATATTGCAGATATAAAACGATTCCAGCAGAGAGTGAACTCTCGTTTTGAGGCACTTGAATCACGAGTCTCTGCTCTTGAGTCAAGCTCGCCGACCTCGAACGGCGACGCAAGCGACGGGGCCGTGCAACGCCAGTTGAATTCGTTGTCTGAGGTTGTTAGCAAGCTTGCTTCAAGAAATGAGCTGGAAAACCGTTCTCGCAGAAACAATCTTATATTTCACGGTCTtgctgaagaagatgaagaaactAACAAAGCTCTGTTCATTGCGGTGACTACGGTATTCATCGATAACCTTCAGTTGGGTTGTCCTAAAATAGAAAGGTATCATCGGCTAGGTAGAAATCAGGAAGGGCGCCCTCGTCCTGTCATCGTTAAGCTACTTGACTTTCGGGAAAAAACTCAAGCGATAAAAAATGCTCATAGGCTCAAAAATTCAGGCATTAGCTTATCCGAGGATTTCTCTGCTCACGTTCGATTGATCCGGAAAAAAATATGGGATGCAACACAATCTTATCGTGACAGTGGCTCGAAGGTTCATTTGCGTTATGACCACGTGTTTATTGATAGCGTGCGGTACAACTGGGATGATGTTGAGAAAAGTTTGGTCGAAGATTCGAAATCAACGCCCCCGAacactgctgctgctaatgctactgctgccaagccaCCCGCAGATTCTGACTGACGGGACACCGCCGCCAACCTTCGTGTTCTGAACATCAATGCCAGAAGTTTAGTAAACAAGCTTCCAAATTTTATCTCTTTAATCCTAACTCATTCGCCTGATGTCATTGCGGTCACCGAAACGTGGCTACATGATGGTATAATTGACTCTGAAATAACTCCTCCAGGTTTCGTTGTAATTAGGGCGGACAGGCAGCATGGGAAAGGAGGCGGTGTCTCTCTCTTCATTAAGTCTAGTCTGAAATTTGTTGAAATTTCAGTCCCTGTCGAAATAAAGTCAACTTGGTGCAAACTCTACGTAGGTAACAAATCATTTGTTATCGGTGCGGTGTATCGACCACCAGGCACTTCCGTAGACCACGTGCATTCTTTAAGTAACTTCTTGCATTCTCATCATATCAACAATCCAAATATAATTATCCTAGGAGTCTTCAACCTTCCCGGAATTCAATGGCATACATTATCCATTACTGGTCAAGACATTGCAATCAGTAATGAACTTGtcaatttttctttgtcattTGGATTAAAACAGATAGTTGATAAGTCCACGAGGTCTTCGGCAATACTGGATCTGGTGTTTTTAAGGTCTTCTCTTTTCGCGACGAATTTTACATGCGAAGTCGGCGAGGGGATATCCGATCATAACCCTATTCTTGTTTCGATCCCATGTTCTATTCCTTCCTCAAAACTAACTTATTCAACATTTCCGGATTTCAGTAGAGCAGACGACGTGCCTATCCTGGATTTATTAAGTGACGCATTTGAACA containing:
- the LOC144109876 gene encoding uncharacterized protein LOC144109876, whose protein sequence is MLMSANTAQARPAVSPAINEMLAELLAGQRKMAEDIADIKRFQQRVNSRFEALESRVSALESSSPTSNGDASDGAVQRQLNSLSEVVSKLASRNELENRSRRNNLIFHGLAEEDEETNKALFIAVTTVFIDNLQLGCPKIERYHRLGRNQEGRPRPVIVKLLDFREKTQAIKNAHRLKNSGISLSEDFSAHVRLIRKKIWDATQSYRDSGSKVHLRYDHVFIDSVRYNWDDVEKSLVEDSKSTPPNTAAANATAAKPPADSD